One Triticum dicoccoides isolate Atlit2015 ecotype Zavitan chromosome 4B, WEW_v2.0, whole genome shotgun sequence genomic window carries:
- the LOC119290784 gene encoding uncharacterized protein LOC119290784, with amino-acid sequence MVNVNWELQGCCQHNQVVFIAAVGVSTVVILALWRTFLLTPFKLITVFLHETSHALACKLTCGDVEGMQVHANEGGVTQTRGGIYWIILPAGYLGSSFWGMVFILSSTHLLATRIAAGCFILALIIVLFVAKNWFLRWLCIGFIIFIAVVWVIQEFTTFHVLKYVILFIGVMNSLFSVYDIYDDTISRRVNSSDAEKFAEICPCPCNGVGWGVIWGFISFIFLCASIYLGLVILS; translated from the exons ATGGTGAACGTCAACTGGGAGCTGCAGGGCTGCTGCCAGCACAACCAGGTCGTCTTCATCGCCGCCGTCGGCGTCTCCACCGTCGTCATCCTCGCC CTGTGGAGGACGTTCCTGCTCACGCCTTTCAAGCTCATCACCGTCTTCCTCCACGAGACCAGCCACGCCCTCGCCTGCAAGCTCACCTGCGGAGAT GTTGAGGGAATGCAGGTCCATGCTAATGAGGGTGGTGTTACACAAACTCGCGGTGGCATTTACTGGATAATCTTGCCTGCTGGAT ATCTGGGTTCATCATTTTGGGGAATGGTGTTCATACTTTCATCCACACATCTCCTGGCTACAAGAATTGCGGCTGGTTGCTTCATACTTGCATTAATTATTGTTCTCTTTGTTGCCAAAAAT TGGTTTCTGCGCTGGCTCTGCATTG GTTTCATCATATTCATTGCTGTTGTTTGGGTTATACAAGAATTTACAACTTTCCATGTTCTGAAGTATGTTATTCTATTCATAG GTGTTATGAACAGCTTATTTTCAGTTTACG ATATCTATGATGACACCATATCCCGAAGAGTGAATTCAAGTGATGCTGAGAAATTTGCTGAAATCTGCCCTTGCCCTTGCAATGGCGTTGGATGGGGTGTTATATG GGGCTTCATCTCATTTATTTTTCTCTGTGCGTCGATATATCTTGGACTGGTTATATTGTCCTGA